Proteins from a genomic interval of Desulfovibrio litoralis DSM 11393:
- a CDS encoding dihydroorotase codes for MFTNNLLLKNVILAGNSEGLKDILVLDGKINRVDKVGVINHTENTPHYDAKGLLCFPSFIDAHTHMREPGYEYKEDIQSGLTAAAYGGFSAIMCMANTKPCNDSASVTRFMLEQANKAFPQGPFLYPVGALTVGLKGEELAPLAELKEAGCIAFSNDGRPMENSDLFRHAVEYAADLNMLVIDHCEDLSLAKGGVMNEGISSGRLGLKGQPVVAESLHVARDILMAEYLNLPVHLAHISTAQSVELIRWAKKRGVKVTAETCPHYLLLDDTALSGYDANYKVSPPLRSINDVVALSFGLAEGVIDIMVTDHAPHAAHEKEKTLDEAPFGFTGLDLAVSLSFELVKKGIISLTRMVEIWSTAPASLFNLPVNRFEVGDPADFFLFDPDEKWVVGRDTLKSKSVNTPWLGEQITGRVKQHWLSGRPLIA; via the coding sequence ATGTTTACAAATAATCTGCTTTTAAAAAATGTAATTTTAGCCGGAAATTCCGAAGGGCTTAAAGACATTTTGGTTTTAGACGGAAAAATTAATCGGGTCGATAAGGTCGGAGTAATTAATCATACTGAAAATACTCCACACTATGATGCCAAAGGTTTATTGTGTTTTCCGAGTTTTATTGATGCCCATACGCATATGCGTGAACCTGGTTATGAATATAAAGAAGATATTCAAAGCGGTTTAACGGCGGCGGCTTATGGTGGATTTAGTGCAATTATGTGCATGGCAAATACCAAGCCTTGTAATGATTCGGCGAGCGTTACTCGTTTTATGCTTGAACAAGCGAATAAAGCTTTTCCTCAAGGTCCTTTTTTATACCCTGTCGGAGCTTTGACAGTTGGACTTAAAGGAGAAGAATTGGCTCCTTTGGCGGAATTGAAAGAAGCCGGTTGCATTGCGTTTTCCAATGACGGTCGCCCTATGGAAAATTCCGATTTGTTTCGTCATGCGGTGGAGTATGCCGCTGATCTAAATATGTTGGTAATTGATCATTGTGAAGATTTAAGCCTTGCCAAAGGCGGGGTTATGAATGAAGGCATTAGTTCGGGGCGTTTGGGCTTAAAAGGTCAACCTGTTGTTGCCGAATCTTTGCATGTTGCCCGTGATATTTTAATGGCGGAATATTTAAACCTTCCTGTTCATTTAGCTCATATTAGCACTGCACAATCAGTTGAGTTAATACGTTGGGCAAAAAAACGCGGAGTTAAAGTAACGGCCGAAACTTGTCCGCATTATTTATTGTTAGATGATACTGCTTTAAGCGGATATGATGCCAATTATAAAGTCAGCCCGCCTTTACGTTCGATTAATGACGTGGTTGCTTTAAGTTTTGGACTTGCCGAAGGGGTTATTGACATAATGGTTACTGATCATGCTCCGCATGCGGCTCATGAAAAAGAAAAAACTTTGGACGAAGCACCTTTTGGTTTTACAGGATTGGATTTAGCTGTTAGTTTAAGCTTTGAACTTGTTAAAAAGGGAATTATTTCTTTAACTCGCATGGTTGAAATTTGGTCAACGGCTCCCGCCTCTTTATTTAACTTGCCGGTTAATAGATTTGAAGTTGGCGATCCTGCTGATTTCTTTTTATTTGACCCTGATGAAAAGTGGGTTGTTGGGCGTGATACTTTAAAATCAAAGAGCGTAAACACCCCTTGGCTTGGCGAACAGATAACCGGGCGAGTTAAACAACATTGGCTCTCAGGGCGTCCGCTTATAGCTTAG
- a CDS encoding aspartate carbamoyltransferase catalytic subunit, whose product MQTQSYVWKHKDLIDVTALKEADVMYLLDNAEQFYELNTRPIKKVPTLRGKSVIMFFVEPSTRTKTSFDVAGKRLSADTFSLAKSGSSISKGESLKDTALTLEAMTPDAIVIRHSASGAAQFLAERLDCSVINAGDGWHAHPTQALLDCFCLRRYFKSDFTDKKVLILGDIAHSRVARSNIHLLTMLGVKIKVCAPSTLLPRGIEEWGVEVFTDLDKASKDVDAIMCLRLQLERQQAGLLPDLNEYSKRYCLTQKHLENSGNIVKVLHPGPINRGLEISSELADSPESLILEQVAAGVATRMSILFALLTRNEKV is encoded by the coding sequence ATGCAGACACAAAGTTACGTTTGGAAACATAAAGATTTAATCGACGTTACTGCTTTAAAAGAAGCTGATGTAATGTATCTCTTGGATAATGCAGAACAATTTTATGAGCTTAATACTCGCCCGATCAAAAAAGTGCCTACTTTACGTGGTAAAAGCGTAATTATGTTTTTTGTCGAACCGAGTACGCGTACAAAAACTTCTTTTGATGTAGCAGGGAAACGCCTTTCAGCCGATACTTTTTCTTTGGCAAAAAGCGGAAGCAGTATCAGTAAGGGAGAAAGCCTTAAGGATACTGCGTTAACCTTGGAAGCTATGACGCCAGATGCGATTGTTATTCGCCATTCTGCCAGCGGAGCGGCACAATTTTTAGCAGAACGACTTGATTGTTCAGTAATTAACGCCGGAGACGGTTGGCACGCTCACCCGACCCAGGCCCTGCTCGATTGTTTCTGTTTGCGTCGTTATTTTAAAAGTGATTTTACCGATAAAAAAGTTTTAATTTTGGGCGATATTGCTCACAGTAGGGTTGCCCGTTCCAATATACATCTTTTAACAATGCTTGGAGTTAAAATTAAGGTTTGTGCTCCAAGCACTTTACTGCCAAGAGGGATAGAAGAGTGGGGCGTTGAAGTATTTACTGACTTAGATAAGGCTTCTAAAGATGTTGATGCGATTATGTGCCTGCGTCTTCAGTTAGAACGTCAACAGGCGGGTCTTTTACCTGATTTGAATGAATATTCCAAGCGTTATTGCCTAACTCAAAAACATCTTGAAAACTCCGGTAATATTGTCAAAGTTTTACACCCCGGACCTATTAATCGAGGTTTAGAAATTTCTTCTGAGTTGGCAGATTCGCCGGAAAGCTTAATTTTAGAACAGGTGGCGGCCGGTGTTGCCACTCGCATGAGTATTTTATTTGCCTTATTGACTCGTAACGAAAAAGTATAA